A window of Platichthys flesus chromosome 23, fPlaFle2.1, whole genome shotgun sequence contains these coding sequences:
- the ntf3 gene encoding neurotrophin-3 isoform X1, with product MTTCVEMQILQVNLVMSILLYVMVLVYLYGIQATNMESGHQGQQQQPSPDSLNSLIIQLLQADLTRGKTRGNQSQQGKSRDPEPREVLPPLLSANFPQEDQGDLENWGTWSRSGGSSEGTVDQPVMLLNSDLLRQHKRYNSPRVLLSDWPPLQPPPLYLATDFVRSGPEGGAVGNKTRKKRYAEHKSYRGEYSVCDSESQWVIDKTQAVDSKGDRVTVLAKIKTSPTQELKQFFYETRCRTPRPFKGGCRGIDDKNWNSQCKTTQSYVRALTQIRNSVGWRWIRIDTSCVCALSRKRRRT from the exons ATGACAACTTGCGTCGAGATGCAG atCTTACAGGTGAATCTTGTGATGTCCATCCTGCTGTATGTGATGGTCCTTGTGTACCTCTATGGTATCCAGGCAACCAACATGGAAAGCGGTCACCAAgggcaacaacagcagccgagTCCCGACTCTTTAAACTCACTCATCATCCAGCTGCTTCAGGCTGACCTGACGAGGGGGAAGACCAGGGGGAACCAGAGCCAACAGGGGAAAAGCAGGGACCCGGAGCCCCGGGAggtgctgcctcctctcctcagtgcaAACTTTCCTCAAGAGGACCAGGGTGATTTGGAGAACTGGGGGACATGGAGTCGCAGTGGTGGGAGCAGTGAAGGCACGGTGGACCAGCCGGTGATGCTGTTGAACTCGGACCTACTCAGGCAGCACAAGCGGTACAACTCACCCCGGGTGCTGCTCAGCGACTGGCCGCCACTGCAGCCGCCGCCGCTGTACCTCGCCACCGACTTTGTCAGAAGCGGACCAGAGGGCGGGGCGGTGGGAAACAAGACACGCAAGAAGCGCTATGCTGAGCACAAAAGCTACCGAGGGGAATATTCTGTGTGTGACAGCGAGAGCCAGTGGGTTATTGACAAAACCCAAGCAGTGGACTCCAAGGGTGACCGGGTAACTGTTCTGGCTAAAATCAAAACCAGTCCCACTCAAGAGCTTAAGCAGTTCTTTTATGAGACGCGTTGTCGGACCCCCAGGCCCTTCAAGGGCGGCTGTAGGGGCATCGACGACAAGAACTGGAACTCGCAGTGTAAGACGACGCAGTCGTATGTTCGGGCGCTAACACAGATTAGAAATTCAGTGGGATGGAGGTGGATACGCATAGACACTTCCTGTGTCTGCGCATTGTCGAGGAAACGTCGGCGGACGTAA
- the ntf3 gene encoding neurotrophin-3 isoform X2: MVTFITILQVNLVMSILLYVMVLVYLYGIQATNMESGHQGQQQQPSPDSLNSLIIQLLQADLTRGKTRGNQSQQGKSRDPEPREVLPPLLSANFPQEDQGDLENWGTWSRSGGSSEGTVDQPVMLLNSDLLRQHKRYNSPRVLLSDWPPLQPPPLYLATDFVRSGPEGGAVGNKTRKKRYAEHKSYRGEYSVCDSESQWVIDKTQAVDSKGDRVTVLAKIKTSPTQELKQFFYETRCRTPRPFKGGCRGIDDKNWNSQCKTTQSYVRALTQIRNSVGWRWIRIDTSCVCALSRKRRRT, from the coding sequence atCTTACAGGTGAATCTTGTGATGTCCATCCTGCTGTATGTGATGGTCCTTGTGTACCTCTATGGTATCCAGGCAACCAACATGGAAAGCGGTCACCAAgggcaacaacagcagccgagTCCCGACTCTTTAAACTCACTCATCATCCAGCTGCTTCAGGCTGACCTGACGAGGGGGAAGACCAGGGGGAACCAGAGCCAACAGGGGAAAAGCAGGGACCCGGAGCCCCGGGAggtgctgcctcctctcctcagtgcaAACTTTCCTCAAGAGGACCAGGGTGATTTGGAGAACTGGGGGACATGGAGTCGCAGTGGTGGGAGCAGTGAAGGCACGGTGGACCAGCCGGTGATGCTGTTGAACTCGGACCTACTCAGGCAGCACAAGCGGTACAACTCACCCCGGGTGCTGCTCAGCGACTGGCCGCCACTGCAGCCGCCGCCGCTGTACCTCGCCACCGACTTTGTCAGAAGCGGACCAGAGGGCGGGGCGGTGGGAAACAAGACACGCAAGAAGCGCTATGCTGAGCACAAAAGCTACCGAGGGGAATATTCTGTGTGTGACAGCGAGAGCCAGTGGGTTATTGACAAAACCCAAGCAGTGGACTCCAAGGGTGACCGGGTAACTGTTCTGGCTAAAATCAAAACCAGTCCCACTCAAGAGCTTAAGCAGTTCTTTTATGAGACGCGTTGTCGGACCCCCAGGCCCTTCAAGGGCGGCTGTAGGGGCATCGACGACAAGAACTGGAACTCGCAGTGTAAGACGACGCAGTCGTATGTTCGGGCGCTAACACAGATTAGAAATTCAGTGGGATGGAGGTGGATACGCATAGACACTTCCTGTGTCTGCGCATTGTCGAGGAAACGTCGGCGGACGTAA